The genomic DNA TCCCCTCTAGCATGAATCGGGCACAGGCCCGGATTAGTTCATGAGATCAGATGTGACGGCAATCCGTAATAATCGTACTCGATGCCGAACGCAATGCACTGAAGCAACTTTAAGCCGGATTTGTCCATCAAAAAGCTCGAAAGGGAGAATAAAATGCCGCCTTCAGAGTGGCCAAGACCGTCCTCGCCGGGCTTCCCCTCGCGTGCTTCTTGTATAGCCGCTCTACGGCGACAGAAGGCGCCATTTCTTTGCGGTCAATATTCCTCACATGGTGCGTAGAATCTGATTCTCTCGTTACTAGAATGCCCCATCCTCATTCGGTGAATCCAAGGGCACGGACTGGCCGATGTCCCACAATTCCACGATCCTGTCGCTATGGAAGCGGAACAAGTGCACGGTTGATATGCCTGTCTCGCCTGGATGCAGCACGATGTGGGAGTGCACGGCCACCAGGTCGCCATCACCGAGCATGTTCTTGACGGTGAGCTGCTTGCCCGGGAACTGGACATGATTCTTGATCATCGCCTTTTTCAGCGCGGGGAAACCTGCAGCAAAGAAGGGATTGTGGTGCTTGCCTCCCAGGTCCACGTGCTTCTGGTAGGCATCATCGATGCGGCCTGCCACGACGAGTTGGAGGAATTCTACGGCTGCTTGTTTGCGAGCCCGGGTGTTGTTGTCTCGCATAGGGATTCCCTCTTTTTTACGACCGCATTGTCAAATTCTCACGACACCCTGTTCTTGCGA from Nitrospirota bacterium includes the following:
- a CDS encoding nuclear transport factor 2 family protein; amino-acid sequence: MRDNNTRARKQAAVEFLQLVVAGRIDDAYQKHVDLGGKHHNPFFAAGFPALKKAMIKNHVQFPGKQLTVKNMLGDGDLVAVHSHIVLHPGETGISTVHLFRFHSDRIVELWDIGQSVPLDSPNEDGAF